DNA sequence from the Malus domestica chromosome 06, GDT2T_hap1 genome:
TACTAGTAACTAGTGTCTGGCAATTAAATCCAGATTGGGCAAGTTTAGCCTCTGTAATCTTAAATGCCAATGGGAGACACCGAGTAGAAATGTCGACTTTGCATGGTTGCCCTTATGTAATCTTTTCTTTTAGAGCATTTAGTGAAGTCGCACTAGGTTCATTAGCTTCAATTTTCAtctcaagctctcttttcttaTCATCATCTTGCTCTTTATATCACATATTAAATCTTTCTACTAGTGATTTTTTCAGAGGAACTAGTTGTTCACTACTATTTGGCACATTGATAAAATTTAAGTTAGGTGTATAAAGATGTTACATGAGTTTAtataaaatttcccaaaaaaatataaaaatataaaaacaaaagaaacacataaattaaattaataaaacacaaatagacaaaaataaaagtagaAAATTTTGCAAAGCTCTCTATTAGACTCGTGAGACTTAGAGCACTTTCACCCCTAAAAAGCCCGATGGGCAACATGCAATTCAATCCTTCCAAGTGAAAATTAATGGCCtttagtgaacagtaactgtcaAGTACATCTCCACACCTAAACTAAATAGTCCATGCTTttggtattaaaatattattttttcaataaaataataaaaataattttgtttttaatttctgataataataaaagatttgttcaaaatatttgaaaatattgaaatgtgatgtAAGGTAGAAGAACATGGTtaagtatttatagaatttttttaataattcttttgtatatttttaattattttttgtattttaaattatttttattaatttttataatttttttattgatagcTGACGTCACCACATAACATAACCCAGAAGTTAGGCTAGGTAATTTTGACCTGGGACTAACTGGGCAATTCTGCCCTAGGAGAATAGTATCACCTGCACGGTCCACACTCCATTAAAGGTTGTACGCTACAAAACCCAAACACAGCTGTGATCTCCATTATTTTCCAATCTCTTCTTTAAATATCTCTTTGCTTCCAATTTATTGTTCATCACACCAAAACTTTAGACTCGCACACCTACTACAATGGCCTTACACACACAAAGCCACTGCGGCACCCACCAACCCGACCACCACAAACTGCTCAAGCCACCCCATGTTGCCATTGTCCCAACCCTGGGCATAGGTCACCTCACTCCCCTCGTCGAGTTAGCCAAACGACTCGTCGTCCATCACAACTTCTCCGTCACATTCATCATCCCGAACGACGGGTCGCTTTTGGCATCCCAAAAGAAGGTCCTTGAAGCCCTCAGTACTCTTTCCATTTCCTACGTCTTACTCCCTCCGGTGAGCTTCGACGACCTCCCTGATGACGTCATGATCGAGACCAAGATTGGTCTCACCTTGACTCGGTCCCTCTCGGCTCTCCGGGACTCAGTTAGGGTTCTAAACAAGTCAACTCGGCTAGTGTCACTTGTTGTTGATCATTTTGGTGCGGAGGCTTTTGATGTGGCCTTGGAATTCCGCGTGTCCCCTTATATGTTTTTACCCAACAGCGCTATGAGCTTGTTGTTCATATTTCATATGCCACACCTTCATGAGACCACTTCTTGTGAGTATAGGGACATGCCTGAACCGGTCCAACTCCCTGGTTGTGTGCCACTTCATGGTCGAGATTTTGGGGATGGGCTTCAGGATAGGACCAGCCCGACCTACAAAGTTTTGATGCACGTAATCAACAAGTATGGTTCGGCTGCCGGGATCATGGTTAATAGCTTTGTGGATTTGGAACCGGGCGCTTTCAAGGCTCTCAAGGAACAAGGGAAAGGTGTTCCACCAGTTTACCCGGTTGGACCGGTGATAAAAACCGGTTCCATTGATGGGTTCGATGGGAATAAGTGTTTGAGGTGGCTTGATAAGCAGCCCAATGGGTCAGTTTTATTTGTTTCATTTGGAAGTGGTGGGACTTTCTCACAGGAGCAACTGAATGAGTTGGCCTTGGGTCTTGAATTGAGTAGGCATAGATTTATTTGGGTTGTCAAGAGCCCAAACGAGACGGCTAAGAGTGCTTCTTATTTTAGTGTCAAAGGTGAAGAGAACCCACTTGGGTTTCTACCAAACGGGTTTCTGGAGAGAACCAAAGATGTGGGTCTAGTTGTGCCGACATGGGCCCCACAGGTCGAAGTGCTGAATCACAGGTCAACGGGTGGGTTTTTGACCCATTGTGGGTGGAACTCGATACTAGAAAGCATTGTGCATGGTGTGCCTCTGATTGCCTGGCCGCTCTATGCAGAGCAAAAGATGAATAAGGTGCTACTAGTTGATGGTTTGAAAGTTGCATTGGGAGTCAAGGAGAATAAGAAGGGCATAGTGGAGAGCCAAGATGTTGCTAATTATGTTAGGGACCTAATTGAAGGAGATGAAGGAAAATTGCTAAGGGAGAAGATGAAAGAGTACAAAGAGGCATCCAAATTGGTTTTGGCAGAAACAGGGTCCTCTACCAAATCACTTGCTGAGGTTGCTCAAATATGGAAGGGATTCAACTCACCAACTAATTTGTAACCTAATTGATCAATTATTGCTTCCTAAGTGATCAgtgacaatatatatatatatatatatatgtatgtatgtatgtatgtatgtatgtgtgtgtgtgttgtttcCTCGGCTTTTATCTTGAATGATATCTTCTTTTACTTTGTTAATGTTACTTATGATTTTTTTGGTCGAGTATAATTTTAATTTGAAGACACTAACTATTTTTTGCTCTTGACTATGTTTGATTTCGTCTGGATCAAATCGAAAATACATATTTCTAGTTCCACCAGAAAAAGTTTTGGAGATGAATATGAGTACGtaactgttgaccctaaaaactaccaagcctatgtggcACGCATGCCGAGTAATCCACGAGCTAACTActtccttcggtgaatgcggggcatgccaactcgtcggccgaggagtaaaatttgttgatgttgcgttgaatGCGTGGTTGACTTctacgtcttgcgattgcggccgaggaaggaacacgtctcggcctcttgggttctcaaacctgaagacaaggctactattcttacgaagttcacgaatcgtcgtcgtcgaattcggtcacagtgatggtattcgtcaaaGTAAACTCAcgtcgaatcgacaccaaagtgtaagggcacaaatactcaaagcagatataagtcttaatagtgaatgtggttcggccgtctgaatgctgaactctaaatcccacttgagagtatccaatcataaaataactcggcgtgcaatacgccgagctcagtaagctgtaacacctcacttcgccgagaaggctaatgagatgacctcgatcaataaggattcggaaacccttatcgaccgagacttggataggtaaccaaccgtcctcgccgcagtgctatTGATGTCAACGGAAGATGCTACGAGATTgattgattctacggtgacagagctatctatgccgactgaagatatcaccggttgttttcacagtgttgttgatgccaacagaagatgtgtcagcgaaaagagaaaataaaaaatctcaaagttgttgagagagtttgcgcatggcagttgtgtgttgaattggagggggctcTTAATGATGTACTGCCTTTATATTTATAGGGACCTGCATGCCCAGTAGCGAACCTGTGCAGTTCCAGTCGAAAGCAAAACACTCTTTTTGAAATAGTTATCACAAAAATTCCCTTGCCATTGTCTTGGTATCTAGGAAGGGTTGGCAATTGTACCTTCCTTCTTTCCAGACTAGATACAATAGTCACTTGATAAGGCTCGTACTTAGAGTTGTTGTTAACCTCAAATTCTCATGCACCACGTGCCATATCCTATCACCATTCACCAAATTATTATCATGATAATTCCAACTGGAATATGCTAGCGGCATCTCCTTTATCTTTTGCTCAGA
Encoded proteins:
- the LOC103454618 gene encoding hydroquinone glucosyltransferase-like, whose translation is MALHTQSHCGTHQPDHHKLLKPPHVAIVPTLGIGHLTPLVELAKRLVVHHNFSVTFIIPNDGSLLASQKKVLEALSTLSISYVLLPPVSFDDLPDDVMIETKIGLTLTRSLSALRDSVRVLNKSTRLVSLVVDHFGAEAFDVALEFRVSPYMFLPNSAMSLLFIFHMPHLHETTSCEYRDMPEPVQLPGCVPLHGRDFGDGLQDRTSPTYKVLMHVINKYGSAAGIMVNSFVDLEPGAFKALKEQGKGVPPVYPVGPVIKTGSIDGFDGNKCLRWLDKQPNGSVLFVSFGSGGTFSQEQLNELALGLELSRHRFIWVVKSPNETAKSASYFSVKGEENPLGFLPNGFLERTKDVGLVVPTWAPQVEVLNHRSTGGFLTHCGWNSILESIVHGVPLIAWPLYAEQKMNKVLLVDGLKVALGVKENKKGIVESQDVANYVRDLIEGDEGKLLREKMKEYKEASKLVLAETGSSTKSLAEVAQIWKGFNSPTNL